One window of Alkaliphilus metalliredigens QYMF genomic DNA carries:
- the hisF gene encoding imidazole glycerol phosphate synthase subunit HisF produces the protein MITKRIIPCLDVRKGRVVKGVNFVDIKDAGDPVALARAYNDQGADEIVFLDITASHEERYILLDVVKKTSEEIFIPLTVGGGIRTVEDMRQIIKSGADKVSINSSAVKNPSMITDCARQFGSQAVVIAMDVKRGADGRYEVYVRGGREKTGLEAVDWARRVAQLGAGEILLTSMDRDGTKSGYDLEITKRISQAVNIPVIASGGAGSVQDFADAFIEGQADAALAASLFHYNEVSIPRLKQSLHEMDISMRR, from the coding sequence ATGATTACCAAACGAATTATTCCTTGCCTCGATGTTCGCAAGGGACGGGTGGTGAAGGGTGTCAATTTTGTTGACATAAAGGATGCCGGGGACCCTGTGGCCTTGGCTAGGGCCTATAATGACCAGGGGGCCGATGAGATTGTATTTTTAGACATCACTGCCTCCCATGAGGAACGATATATTTTGCTGGATGTCGTAAAAAAGACCTCGGAGGAGATTTTTATTCCATTGACTGTAGGGGGTGGCATTCGAACAGTGGAGGACATGAGACAGATTATAAAATCTGGAGCCGATAAGGTTTCCATCAATTCCAGTGCTGTGAAAAATCCTAGTATGATTACAGATTGTGCCAGACAATTTGGTAGCCAAGCAGTGGTGATTGCCATGGATGTCAAAAGAGGAGCAGATGGCAGGTATGAGGTATATGTCAGAGGGGGAAGAGAAAAGACAGGACTTGAGGCAGTGGACTGGGCAAGAAGGGTAGCCCAATTAGGGGCAGGGGAGATCCTCCTAACCAGTATGGATCGAGATGGGACAAAATCAGGATATGATTTAGAGATTACAAAGCGAATCAGCCAGGCAGTGAATATTCCTGTGATTGCATCGGGAGGTGCAGGTAGTGTTCAGGATTTTGCTGATGCCTTTATAGAGGGGCAGGCCGATGCAGCTCTGGCCGCATCATTATTTCATTATAACGAAGTATCAATTCCTCGGTTAAAGCAAAGCTTGCATGAAATGGATATATCAATGAGAAGGTAG
- the hisIE gene encoding bifunctional phosphoribosyl-AMP cyclohydrolase/phosphoribosyl-ATP diphosphatase HisIE has translation MRVKGLEEVTFDEKGLVATIIQEMSSNEVLMVAYMNRESLKKTLETKETWFWSRSRGELWHKGGTSGHIQRVKEMRYDCDGDALLVKVEQTGVACHTGEKSCFYSTLYKEEAVKKKEAMLEESENIEELLSSLYERIVDRKAHPKQGSYTNYLFDKGVDKILKKVGEEASEVIIAAKNPGKEELVSETSDLLYHLLVLLVEKGVSLEAIYQELNSREK, from the coding sequence ATGAGGGTGAAAGGACTAGAAGAAGTTACATTTGACGAAAAAGGATTGGTTGCGACCATTATACAAGAGATGAGTAGTAATGAGGTATTGATGGTAGCCTATATGAATAGAGAATCCCTTAAAAAGACACTGGAAACCAAGGAAACCTGGTTTTGGAGCCGAAGTAGAGGTGAACTGTGGCATAAGGGCGGAACTTCAGGGCATATTCAGCGGGTTAAGGAAATGAGATACGATTGTGATGGAGATGCATTGCTGGTGAAAGTGGAGCAAACTGGAGTCGCCTGTCACACGGGAGAAAAGAGCTGTTTTTATAGCACGTTATATAAAGAAGAAGCAGTCAAGAAGAAAGAAGCTATGTTGGAGGAAAGTGAAAATATTGAGGAGCTACTGAGTTCTCTTTATGAAAGAATTGTGGATCGAAAAGCACATCCAAAACAAGGGTCTTATACAAATTATTTATTCGATAAGGGCGTTGATAAAATATTAAAAAAGGTAGGGGAAGAGGCTTCCGAGGTGATCATTGCAGCTAAAAACCCCGGAAAAGAAGAGCTGGTCAGTGAAACAAGTGACCTACTTTATCACCTGCTGGTATTGTTAGTAGAAAAGGGTGTGTCCCTTGAGGCGATCTATCAAGAGCTCAATAGTAGAGAAAAGTGA